A genome region from Arachidicoccus soli includes the following:
- a CDS encoding class I SAM-dependent methyltransferase, whose translation MSIEIQQAFNAISEKYDKQRPLLIPCFKDFYGVTLELSNNISNVENILDIGAGTGLLSAFYAEKYPNANITLVDISADMLNKAKNRFQGNDKINFLQADFSTVDFEEGKYDLVVSGLAIHHLTHELKQVLFQKIYYALKSSGMFINADQVKGATDFSEKIYTENWRNHVLASSLTEEEKQSAFERIKLDIMAPLDEQLKWLRDAGFSMANCFYQYFNFVVFAAKKDSIINQTSLN comes from the coding sequence ATGTCTATTGAAATTCAACAAGCTTTTAATGCAATCTCGGAAAAATACGACAAGCAAAGACCTTTACTAATTCCTTGCTTTAAAGATTTCTATGGAGTTACATTGGAGTTGTCGAATAATATTTCGAATGTTGAAAATATTTTGGACATTGGTGCAGGAACAGGTTTGTTGAGTGCATTTTATGCAGAAAAATATCCAAATGCAAATATAACCTTGGTGGACATTTCCGCTGATATGCTAAACAAAGCGAAAAATAGATTTCAAGGAAACGATAAAATCAATTTCTTACAAGCAGATTTTTCAACTGTTGATTTTGAAGAAGGAAAATATGACCTAGTGGTTTCTGGACTTGCCATTCATCATTTAACACACGAATTAAAGCAAGTATTATTTCAAAAAATTTACTATGCTTTAAAATCAAGTGGCATGTTTATCAATGCAGACCAGGTAAAAGGCGCGACTGATTTTTCTGAAAAAATTTATACTGAGAATTGGCGCAATCATGTATTGGCATCATCCTTAACAGAGGAAGAGAAACAAAGTGCTTTCGAAAGAATTAAACTAGATATTATGGCTCCCCTCGACGAACAATTAAAATGGTTGCGTGACGCAGGATTCAGCATGGCCAATTGTTTCTATCAATATTTCAACTTTGTTGTGTTTGCAGCAAAGAAAGATTCAATCATCAATCAAACATCTTTAAATTAA
- the leuC gene encoding 3-isopropylmalate dehydratase large subunit, protein MNNKTLFEKIWDKHVIKKIEGGPSVLYIDTHFIHEVTSPQAFKGLEKRGLPVFRPKQVVATADHNVPTLHQELPIKEELSRIQVQTLKDNCEKFGVELYGLGHPYQGIVHVIGPELGVTQPGGTYVCGDSHTSTHGAFGSIAFGIGTSEVEMVLATQCLLQSKPKLMRINVDGNLNKGVTSKDIVLYVIAKITASGATGYAVEFAGSAIRALSMEARMTICNMSIEMGARCGMIAPDETTFTYVKGREFAPKDAEWDKKLAEWKTLYSDEGAAFDKEYHFKAEDIEPMITYGTNPGMGIGVTGHVPQLSEINAKDKPSFEKSIDYMGLHAGENIKGHKVDYVFIGSCTNSRIEDLRQVAAFVKGKKKADDVTVWIVPGSKQVEAQAKEEGIDKIFEAAGFQLRQPGCSACLGMNEDKIPAGKYCISTSNRNFEGRQGPNARTMLASPLTAAAAAVTGVISDVRELI, encoded by the coding sequence ATGAACAATAAAACATTATTTGAAAAAATTTGGGATAAACACGTAATAAAAAAGATTGAAGGTGGCCCTTCAGTTTTATATATCGACACACATTTTATTCATGAAGTAACCAGTCCACAGGCTTTCAAAGGGCTTGAAAAGCGCGGGTTACCTGTGTTTCGTCCAAAGCAAGTAGTCGCAACAGCCGATCATAACGTCCCCACTTTGCACCAAGAGCTGCCAATAAAAGAAGAGTTGAGCCGCATTCAGGTACAAACATTAAAAGACAATTGCGAGAAATTTGGAGTTGAATTATATGGGTTAGGGCATCCTTACCAAGGAATCGTTCACGTAATCGGACCCGAATTAGGCGTTACACAACCTGGTGGCACTTATGTTTGTGGCGATAGTCACACTAGCACACACGGCGCATTTGGCAGCATTGCATTTGGTATTGGTACCAGTGAAGTGGAAATGGTTTTAGCTACGCAATGTTTATTGCAAAGCAAACCAAAACTGATGCGTATTAATGTGGACGGAAATCTGAATAAAGGTGTTACATCAAAAGATATTGTTTTATACGTTATTGCGAAAATTACTGCTAGCGGTGCGACCGGCTACGCTGTTGAGTTTGCAGGTTCCGCCATTCGCGCCTTAAGTATGGAAGCGCGTATGACTATTTGCAATATGAGTATTGAAATGGGTGCTCGTTGTGGGATGATTGCTCCGGACGAAACAACTTTTACCTATGTAAAAGGACGCGAATTTGCACCTAAAGACGCGGAATGGGATAAGAAATTGGCAGAATGGAAAACGCTTTATTCTGACGAAGGGGCAGCTTTCGATAAAGAATATCATTTCAAAGCTGAAGATATTGAACCCATGATTACTTACGGAACTAATCCAGGAATGGGTATCGGCGTTACAGGTCACGTGCCACAACTTTCTGAAATTAATGCAAAAGACAAACCTTCTTTTGAAAAATCCATTGATTATATGGGTTTACATGCCGGCGAAAATATCAAAGGCCACAAAGTAGATTATGTATTTATTGGTAGTTGTACCAATAGTCGAATTGAGGACTTACGTCAAGTAGCTGCATTTGTAAAAGGAAAGAAAAAAGCAGATGATGTAACCGTGTGGATTGTGCCTGGAAGTAAACAAGTAGAAGCTCAAGCCAAAGAAGAAGGCATTGATAAAATATTTGAAGCAGCAGGCTTTCAATTGCGTCAACCGGGATGTAGCGCTTGTTTGGGCATGAATGAAGATAAAATTCCGGCAGGCAAATATTGTATTTCTACTTCCAACAGGAATTTTGAGGGTAGACAAGGGCCAAATGCAAGAACGATGCTCGCAAGCCCGCTTACAGCCGCTGCGGCTGCCGTTACAGGGGTTATAAGTGATGTGAGAGAGCTGATTTAA
- a CDS encoding 2-isopropylmalate synthase, with the protein MSEQKIHIFDTTLRDGEQVPGCKLNTDEKVKLALKLEELGVDIIEAGFPISSPGDFQSVEEISKAVKNVTVCGLTRAVQKDIEVAADALKYAKLPRIHTGIGSSDNHIKYKFNTTRENIIERAEKAVKLARNLVPDVEFYAEDAGRADIIFLAQLIEAVIAAGATVVNIPDTTGFCLPHQYAEKISYLVNHVKGIEKAIISCHCHNDLGLATANSIAGAIAGARQIECTINGLGERAGNTSLEEVAMVIKKHAELGFNTNIDSTKLHAISRLVSDTMRMPVQPNKAIVGDNAFAHSSGIHQDGFLKEATTYEIIDPLEVGADISKIVLTARSGRSALAYRFKKLGHDFTRDEVDVLYDRFLIVADAKKEVNDEDLKKLAEELERA; encoded by the coding sequence ATGTCTGAACAAAAGATTCATATTTTCGATACCACGCTTCGAGACGGAGAGCAAGTACCAGGTTGTAAACTTAATACAGACGAAAAAGTAAAGCTAGCTTTAAAGCTCGAAGAATTGGGTGTTGATATTATCGAAGCAGGGTTTCCTATTTCCAGTCCAGGGGATTTTCAATCGGTAGAAGAAATTTCCAAAGCGGTAAAAAATGTAACCGTTTGTGGATTGACGCGCGCTGTGCAAAAAGATATTGAAGTAGCAGCCGATGCACTTAAATATGCAAAACTTCCAAGAATTCATACGGGTATTGGATCTTCTGATAATCACATCAAATATAAATTCAATACTACTCGCGAAAACATTATTGAACGTGCAGAAAAAGCGGTAAAACTGGCTCGCAATCTTGTGCCGGATGTTGAGTTTTATGCCGAAGATGCCGGGCGAGCTGATATTATATTTTTGGCACAATTAATTGAAGCCGTAATCGCCGCAGGCGCTACGGTCGTCAATATTCCTGATACTACAGGATTTTGTTTACCACATCAATATGCAGAAAAAATCTCCTATTTGGTCAACCATGTAAAGGGTATAGAAAAAGCAATTATCTCTTGTCATTGCCACAACGATCTAGGTTTAGCTACAGCTAATTCTATTGCTGGTGCAATTGCAGGAGCAAGGCAAATAGAATGTACTATTAACGGTTTGGGTGAACGAGCAGGAAATACTTCTTTGGAAGAAGTTGCCATGGTTATAAAAAAACACGCAGAATTAGGCTTTAATACAAATATTGACAGCACAAAATTACACGCCATTAGTCGTTTAGTTTCCGATACCATGCGCATGCCGGTGCAACCGAATAAAGCGATTGTAGGCGACAACGCATTTGCCCATTCTTCGGGGATTCACCAAGATGGCTTTTTGAAAGAAGCAACTACTTACGAAATAATAGATCCATTGGAAGTAGGGGCCGATATTTCTAAAATTGTGTTAACGGCTCGTAGCGGTAGAAGCGCATTAGCCTATCGTTTCAAAAAATTAGGACACGATTTCACAAGAGACGAAGTGGACGTTTTGTACGATAGATTTTTGATTGTAGCAGATGCAAAAAAAGAAGTGAATGACGAAGATTTGAAAAAATTAGCAGAGGAATTAGAAAGAGCATAA